CCATCCAATCATCACTTCctttaatagggacactatcgaacatacaaatccaaaagcacgtgctcacacaattaacacctcagtgctcaagttGTAGCAAAGCCTGACcttaagtcctccagactggcccaacatcaacacatagaAATCACATCTCTCCCCTagatcagggaatcacaaaccgtcgatgcacaactgataccgagcatTCATGTGCTCaaacgaacgcgtggaaggaatttcaagagttacatttaaGGCTGACTCAatgacgcatgataagaattcaagaatttgggatttcctaaaggttctacagcctctcagAGATAAGAAAAGACATCTCTGTAccaatccacgagactctactaaacctgctcatgactcgtgagacctatgtaacctaggatctgacaccaacttgtcacaaccccaaaatCGGCCCAAtagtgatggtgcctatcgtgaaactgGGCCAACCAACAcaatcccctaagggtctaaacagcttggcacgaggcccaaatatggcattcagcccaaaacatagtaatatttCCCAAAGCATAATAGTATCAAATAATTTCCAGTCAAATATGTGACTTAATGgtcgtacgggatggaccaagttacAATTCCCAACAGTGCACGCCCCCACGCtagtcatctagcatgtgcgtcaccacaAAGTAGTGAAACAATGTAAAATTAGAGATTTCATACCCtgaggacaagatttacaatcattacttacctcaaaccggacaaaactctaacccgcgatgcccttgcctctctactcggcctcaaatcaccccaaatctatcaaaaattagaatcatatcatcaatacatgatAAAGGAACAAACCCCACACGAAAATTATTAAATTAAATCATAATTcttgaaattggccaaactcgacccccTGGCCCACGtgatccgataaaaatcacaaaactagaatctttATCCTCTTACGAGTCCATATaaaccaaatttaccaaaatccgactcTATATGACCCTCAAACCCTaaatcaaaactctccaaaatcgcAAGCACTAACCcctcattttacccttaataaccactaattacatgattaaaccACAGACAATTACCAAAATCACGAGTATTAAGGCTCAAATTACTCACCTCAGTGAaaacccccttgaatccctcttcaatttgtTCCCAAAAGCTCCAAATCCGGATGAAAAATTATGAAGAATGACCAAATTTCACGAACGGGCCTTTTTAGACATTCTTCCcagcacttccgcatctgcggcccagTTCACGCACCTAAGGGACCGCACTCCCGATATAAACGCCTCATCTACGCATTTCACTTAAATCTCCAGCTTTAGCACCTACGCCCCAGGCCTCGCACATGcgggctcgcaggtgcggttaaaTCCTTCGCTCCTTCGacaaattccgcatctgcggttgctTCCCGCGTCTGTGATCATCGCGCTTGTGGtccccactccgcaggtgcggaaacattAGAAgaagcagcttcagctgcaaaatCCCACTTCCAAACTTCTccattaaccatctgaaatcatcccgagccCCTCAGGgtctcaaccaaatataccaatatgTCACATATCAACATACGAACTTAGTTGAACCTTTGGAAcacacaaaacaacatcaaaacaccaaattaccctcggattcaaacctaagaacttctaaactttcaaattctgcaaacgatgccgaaacataccaaacctcgtccaaatgacctgaaagtttgcacacacatcaaaaatgatactataaacctactccaacttccggaattctattcttatcccaatatcaaaattttcactgccgaccgaaaatcgccaaattttcaattttgccaattcaagcctaattccactacagacctccaaatcacattccggccacactcttaagtccaaaatctccTAATGGAGATAactgaaccatcaaaattcacatccgataTTGTTtactaaaaagttaaaatttggttaaacctttcaaatttaaagcttcaagctgaagGTCTTTCTTCTATATCTGTttcgattaacctgaaacccaaaaCAAACGATTATATAAGTCATAAAGATGGTTGGAGTTTACAAACACCCAACCCCATACGGCACTGCCCGGCATGCTGCTTACCATACTAATCACATCGTGACAAGGGCGGCCTCACCTGACTTAACTCACCCTTATATTGAGAACTTGAGGCCCTGAAATTCTGGCCAGGCCCTGAATATatggaacgatcaaatctcttactgCTAAACTGAGAGGGCGCACTAGCCAATGGCTGGGCTGGATACCTGGGGTATTGTGGTCTCTGACCACTTGAATCTCACCAGAAGGACTCGAAGACCTCGCTCTTTCATTTTAGGCCCTATTATGCTCACGATCGACCCTCTACTTCtgcttacgctcctctacaccctgagtgtATGCCTAAATACAAGTAATATCCATGTCTGCCTGAAGTGAGACCAACATACAATCATTAAGCAATTGCGGCTCTAACCCCATTACGAACCGATGAACCTGATCCtctatcttagatacaatagtgggagtaTACCaagccaaagaatcaaactgaagactgtattcccgaacactcatgttaccctgtcgaatggtcaagaacctatcaactctggcccgtctaagctctggtggcagataatgacgaagaaaagcctCTGTAAACTCTTGCCATAGTTTTTCAATTATAATTCCGACCTAGCTTGTTTAGAAGCATTCCATAGGAAACCCTTTGTAAACCTTAAACCTGTGTGTTTGTGTTTTGGATAAAGTTAGTCTTGTTGGAAAGTTTTTCTAATTGaattattgcaaagtggcttgtaatagagtattacaGGTTAGTGaaggattaagaggttaattcctaggttgcataggttgtataaaagttgctcagtagtgaagttgaaatcctacaagggtaggtcgtggtttttaatcccatTGAGCTAggaattttccacgtaaaattccttTGTCATTATATTTACTGCAGTGTGCGTGTGTACTGTTGAATCTGGTAGAGAACTTGGTTCTCTATAGAGTTTAGTGGATCCTTATATTCTATTAATTGGTATCATAGCGGGTTCTTTCTataaggttaacacctagaaatgATCCTCATGATTGTTCCTTCAAACTTCGAAGAAGGCTAATCTACTTATATACTTCCAAGGTTCAAGGCAATACTATGGATGGTGGAAAACGAGGATGCACGACTTTATCATGGCTAAAGATTCTGAGCTATGGGATGTTATATGTGACGGACCCTTTCTCCCTACAAAGAACCTTGGCGAATCAGGTATAGTCATCCCCAAGACTAGGAAGAAATTCAATGACGCTGATAGAAAGGCCATAGAAAAGAactttcgtgccaagaaaattcttGTTTGTAGCATTGGTCCTGATGAATATAACAGGATATCATCATGTTAATCAGCAAAAGAGATATGGGAGGCTCTTCAGACAGCTCACGAGGGAACAACACATGTGAAACAATCCAAGATTGATATGCTCACAACTGAATATGAGTTCatcaaaatgaaagatgatgaatcCATCCAAGATATGCATACTCGATTCACCTCCATCATCAATGAGCTTCACTCTATTGGTGAAAGTATTCTAAGAAGCAAGCTTGTCAGAAAAATCTTTAGTGTACTACCCAATTCTAAGGAAAGCAAAGTTAACTCCATTATGGAGGCTAAGGACTTGCAGACACTGACCATGAATGAACTTGTTGGAAACTTGAAAACctatgaaatgaagaagaagaagaataagaaaaagaagaagaagaagaagaagaagatgaaaaaggacaatgaaagaagagagcccaagAGGGAGAAGAACCTGGTCCTTAACACGAACAACAATGACTCAAGTGGTGAAGATGGAGACATGGCCTACTTGACAAGAACATTATAGAAGATGGTTCACAGGAATAGAGGCATTCCAAAAAGGGGAAGTTCCAGCAGCCCATGAAATTATGATCTCTATCATAAATATGGCAAGCCTGGACAGTTCATCAAGGATTGCCCCTTCTAAAGCAAGATCAGTACAATAACAACTTTGACAAAGTAGCCAAGAGGGACAAGGTTCCTGACAAACACTTCAAGAGGAAGAATGATGCTGACAATGTTGCAAAGCAAGAtcttgctgcatggggagactcctccagcgaatctgaagaagaaaatgactaTGATGGTAGTTCAATGATGGTAGTGGAAAATGAAACAACTGAGTATTATTCAATATTTGCTTTAATGGCTCAATCTAATGACGATGAAGATGACAACGGCGATAAGGTAAATTTTCTAGATGTCCGGAGAAATCTGAAATCTTACTCTCCTAAAAAGCTCATGTCATTAGAAAATGTGCTAATTAATGCATACCATAGTCTTATCACTGATAAAGATACATTAATTATGGAACAAGGAAAAcctgaacaaactagagatgactTAGTAGTCATTGTAGTCGATTTGAAAGAAACGATAAAGAaccagaaaaaagaaaagaattccTTAGAAGAGAAAATTGCCAGTatagaacatgaaagagatgaTCTAATGGTTGTTGTGGTGGACTTAAAAGAAACCTTTGAGAGTGCAAGTAGAGAAAAAAACCCTCGTTGAGAGAGTTGATGTCATTGAGCGAGAAAGAGACGAcctagtagtggtggtagtagacTTGAAAGAAACAATTGAGGAATTTAAAATGGTAAGGAAGTTGTAAGTGAGTCACATAttaagcttgaaaatgagttGAATTTGGTGAAGACCAGTCTGTGTGCTAAGCTTGAGAAAAATAAAAAGCTTCAGGAAGAACTAGGGAAGGTAAAGAGTGACCTTGAAAAATTGCTTAAGTGGACCTAGTTCTCTAATGCCATCACTGCCATGTAAACCAACAGCGGGGAAATAGCCAGGGGACTGGGTTTCAAAGGGAAAAGATTCCCTACAAAGTGGAATAGTATTGTGAGAATTGTAATAACAACTTTAATTTCCTTCATAAAGATTCCTAAAATCTCTTGTCAAAGTATGTTGCGATGTGATGGTCCAAGCCAACTCATTTTGAGGGATCTAATATTTTaagaggtcgtttggtaggaggtattagaaaaaataatgcaagcattagctctatgcattactaataccttgtttggtaccttttttcaacttgtgtataactaatacttgtattagttatacatcatacttggcattatcttatgcataagtaatgcatagaaaaccatggcattagtaataccaaggctttaatgcatgcattagcatggttaaagacaaaattgtccttaaagtcccttaaagctagagaatatgaaGGACATTTTTGTAagcaactattttttttaaaattacgaaatgcttaataattttaatacaccacaccaaacaatagataagaattaatatttgcataactaatgcttgcattactaatacacaatATTCCacactattcttatacaccctaccaaacgacccctaagtgtcCAGAGAAGCTAAAAAAGAAAAGGAACTTATATGCATAAGAAATTCGTACCTTTCTCAATACCAAAGCCATTTCTTCCCAAATGAAACTACTCACAAACCACATTGTACAATACATGCAATGCACATATTTTTCTGCAATAACTGAAAATTCCTCCTACAGTACAACTACCCATTTCCTACAGTTAGACAATCAGAACTTCTCCCCATATCCGATCACCCAACCCCGCCTTCCCCCCTCTCCGATCACACTTTTGCCCCATTCTCCACTCGACTGGCTGAATCTGTTGCATTTTTCCTCTAAGAATCTGCAAATCTGACAAAAAAATGTCACAAGGAGACACAATACCTCTTAACTCGACATCCCAATCGAACATTGATGAAATCAAAAACCTCCTCTATTCCCATCCTTCTATTGTCCTTCTAGCTCGCCATCCTTATCCTCCTCATGCTTCCATCCctatttcttcttctcctttcatGCCTTCCAATCTCCGCCCTCTACCTCCCCCTACCGCCAATCAGAAGACGACACACGTCCCTTCCATTCCCGCTCCTCCTCCGCTGCCTTCATCAACTGGACAGTCCAGTATAGCTGCTATGTTATTCAGATCTCCGCCCAATATGCTTACGGAGCCTGTTTGGGACACTGTCAAAAGAGATCTCTCCAGAATTGTTAGCAATTTGAAGTTGGTAGTTTTCCCTAATCCGTATATAGAAGATCCGGAGAAAGCGCTTCGGGATTGGAATCTCTAGGGTCCTTTCTTCTTCATTGTCTTCCTTGGTCTCACCTTGTCCTGGTCTGCTTCTGTTAAAAAGGTAACACATCTACATTGCCATTGTTATGAACAATCACTGTTAATCCATTTGGTAATTTTCCCTTACTATATGAAGGCTCCGATTTAAATCCCTAGTTATGCCCAATTTTACATGTGTTTTGTCTGAGAAGGTACTGATATGTGTAAGCTTTCTAATATACTCCCTATattttgataaagaaaataacaaTAGGTTCATTTTAATTCGTACTACTTCAGTCCTAGTAGTTGTGATTAGATAATAGGCATGTTTTAGATCAAGGGAGTCCTGCATGCTCAAATTAGATCAATAGACTCGTGTACGGGGGAATTAAAAATTAAAGCTTTAAAGATTGCGCGTGCCAGGGGAATAAAATACAAAGTGATCTATCCGCAAACGGCTCGATCAACACTTACATAGATCTAAACCATCAATCACAAAACTTTTCATGCTACCAATCATAAGGGTTTTAGCATTTCTTTCAAAAGCAGGTGCAGAATGAATTATTAGCCATGTCGCAGAGAAGCCAAAAAAGAGGATCTcggcaaaaaaagaaaagaaaaacagataTTCTAGGCATAACATGCTAGTGTGTTATCCGCCTTAGGGTTACTTTTGTTTAATAAGTTGAAGAAATTCTTAGGCGGAGTCTTTTCTTGCGCAAGAGTTGTCTGCACAAGTACACTTCCCATCGATAACCTGAAATGAATATTTGACATATGTTTTATTATCAAACATCAAACTATTAGCCACAAGTGTAACGTTTAACATAACATCCCTACACCGTTTCTCCTCCAAGAAGCCTACATCCATTACCAACTTGGTAGGAGATAATTAGTAATAAGTGGAATAGTCGAGGTGCATACAAGTTGGCTTGGAAACCActgttattaaaaaataaaattggcGTTAAAGACCTTGATTGACATTTTAAGCTCTAGAGGTAAGACACATGTCTCAATAGCGCCAATTAGAAATGGGTTTCAACACGTGTCCCTTCCATTCCCATCCCGCCTCCGCTGCCTTCATCATCAGGACAATTGAGTATAGCTGCTATGGGATTGGGATCTCCTCCAATACGCTTACGGAGTCCATCTGGGACATAGTCAAAAGAGATTTGCCCACAAATATTAGCGATTTGAAGCTTGTGCTCTTCCATAGTCCATATAGAGAAGATCCAGAGAAAGTGTTTCCGGTTTGGGATCTCTAGAGACCTTTCTACTTCATTGTCTTCCTTGGAGACCTTTCTACTTCATTGTCTTCCTTGGTCTCACTTTGTCCTGGTCCGCCTCCGTTAAGAAGGTAACTCACCTACGTTGCCAATTTTATGAACAATCACTGTTAATCCATTTGGTAGCTTTCCCTTTCTATACGAAGACTCCGATTTAAAATTTAAATCACTAGTTATGTCCAATTTTATATGTGTGTTGTGCTAGAAGGTACTCTATTATGTAAATTCTGTAAGTATAGTCACTATATTTTGGTAAAAAAAGCAAATAGGTTTAGGTGAGTTGGTACTACCTCAGCCCTTTTGCATTGTTATTACAAGTTCAATGGGTTTTAGATGAATTTCATTTTCGTGATTTTGTGGGTATGTTCCtgtagttttgaggtatataatttgACCAATTC
The Nicotiana sylvestris chromosome 11, ASM39365v2, whole genome shotgun sequence DNA segment above includes these coding regions:
- the LOC138881036 gene encoding uncharacterized protein, with amino-acid sequence MAKDSELWDVICDGPFLPTKNLGESAKEIWEALQTAHEGTTHVKQSKIDMLTTEYEFIKMKDDESIQDMHTRFTSIINELHSIGESILRSKLVRKIFSVLPNSKESKVNSIMEAKDLQTLTMNELVGNLKTYEMKKKKNKKKKKKKKKKMKKDNERREPKREKNLVLNTNNNDSSVHQGLPLLKQDQYNNNFDKVAKRDKVPDKHFKRKNDADNVAKQDLAAWGDSSSESEEENDYDGSSMMVVENETTEYYSIFALMAQSNDDEDDNGDKVNFLDVRRNLKSYSPKKLMSLENVLINAYHSLITDKDTLIMEQGKPEQTRDDLVVIVVDLKETIKNQKKEKNSLEEKIASIEHERDDLMVVVVDLKETFESASREKNPR